In Thiovulum sp. ES, the genomic stretch TGCTGCGATATTATGGAAAGATCCTGCAATGGTTGAAACAGCTACGGAAGCTCTCAAAATCACAGCAGAAGACCTCATCGAACTTAAACTTGTTGATAAGATTGTTGAAGAACCACTTATCGGTGCACACCGAGAACGAGAAAAAACAGCTGAAATTTTAAAAGATTTTGTGATTTCTGAACACAAACGACTTTCTGCATTTTCTCTTGATGAACTTTTGGAAAATCGATACAACAGAATTGCATCACTTGGTGCTTTTGAAGAGAGAGAAATCGAACGAGTTTCAGAAATTGCTGAAACAGAAAAGGAGAATGATGAACAAAACGGAACTAGCTCAGAGACGGAGTGATTTATATTCGCTTTTTTCTCGACTTCTCCTACAAGAAGTTGATTTAGAGACTCTAAAATATCTTAAAAATTCGGATTCTATTTCTGATATTTTTCCAAATATTGCGGAGTGGAAACCTTGGTTTGAAGAGAGTGATTTAAATCTTTTAAATCAATATTTAAATGTTGATTTTACAGATATTTCGCTACTTCACCTTGTGCCATATGAAACTTTTTATACTCGAGATGATCAAATGGTGGAAACTGGCGGGGCAAATCCCGTTACAGATTTTTATCACCGTTTTGGATTTAAAGTTGAGTTTGATGAAGCTCGGGTTGTCTCTTCGGATCACATCGGAGTCGAACTTGAATTTATGTCAAAACTTGTAGCTTCGGAATTAGAAGCACTGAAAAATGGCGATGAGGTCGCACTAAATTCAATTGTGGAAGCACAAAAAGAGTTTTTCAAAAAACATCTTGTAAATTGGGTTAGCTTATATTTGATAAATGTGAAATATGAAGCTCGAACTCCTTTTTATTACGATTTGGCGGAAAGCACACTCGCTTTTATTCTTGAAGATGGAGAGAATTTATGATAGCTTCGGCATTTTTCGCAGCGGGTTGTTTTTGGGGAGTTGAATTCCTATTTCAAGGTGTTTCTGGTGTCAAAAGTGCGGAAAGCGGATACATGGGCGGAACTCAAATCGCCCCAAGCTACGAAGATGTAATTTACAGAAACACTGGACATTTGGAAACTGTAAAAGTTGATTACAATCCTGAAGAGGTTTCATACGAGGAATTGGTGAAATTTTTCTTTGAAATTCATGATTTCACTCAAACAAACGGGCAAGGTCCAGACATCGGGTTTCAGTATCTTTCGGGAATTTTCTATCAAAATGACGAAGAGAAAAAAATCACGGAAAATGTGATTTCAACTTTAGAAAATCGTGGCTTTAAAGTTGCGACTAAATTGATTGACGGAAAAATTTTCTATCGAGCTGAAGATTATCACCAAAATTACTACAACAAAACTGGAAAAACCCCATATTGCCATAGCCATCGTAAAATTTTTTAATGCAAATTTTTACAAACAAAAGAGCCATTCGGAATTACACGAAACGGCTCGGCGATGGTGAAATCGGCGAACTTATCACAATTCAAGATTTTATTTCAAAAGTTATTTATCGCGAAGATTATTCAAAAATCAATAGTTTGGAACGGGAAATTATTTTCAATTCCGTTGTTAAAAAAACAAAAAAAGATATTTTCAATATTGATACAAATATTTTCAATTTCCTGAGTTACTCCCGACATTTTTTCTCATTTTTTGAAGAGTTGGCACTTGAAAAAGTTGAAATTGAGAGTCTCCAAAAAGCAGATTATTATGAAGATTATAAGAAACATATTGAGATTTTAAAAGAGATTTACACAAAATTTGAAAGGGAATTAGACCAAAAAAAGTATTTGGATTCAATTTTTTTGCCAAAAAATTACAAGATAAATTTTGAATATTTGGAAAGAGTTTCAAAAATAAAATTTCATTTTGAGGGACGACTCTCAAAATTTTATGTTGAAATTTTTAATAAAATTTCTGAAAAAATACCTTTTGAAATTGAATTTACAAAAAGTCGTTTCAACTCAAAAATCTCGGAACAGCTAGAAACAGATTTTGAAAATGAGTTTTTATACAGATTTGATTTGAGCAAAAAAGAGATTTTGTCAAAAGAAAAAGTTGGAATGAGTCGAGATATTTCGCTTTATAAATTTAAAAACAGACTTTCGCAAATTGGATTTGTCAAAGAGAAAATTTGGTTTGCCGTTGAGAAATTGGGAATTGAGCCTGAAAAAATCGGAGTGATTTTGCTTGATGAAAGATTTGCCCCTACTTTAAAAGCTTTTGACAAAATTGGAAATCTGAATTTCTCAATGGGAATTTCAATAAAAGAATCGGAAATTTATAAAAAACTTTTTGCAATTTATAAGTTTTTGGAAAGTAAATATTCTGAAGAGAATAGAAAGCGAATTTCTAAATTTTTCCAGAGTGAAGAAGAGATTTCATTTTTTTCTGAAAATTGGAATCGACAAATAGAAATTGGAAGTTTCACCGAAAAAATCACAGAAATTATTCTTTCTGACAAAACTACACCAAAAGCTATTTTGCCGAGAATTGCGAAAATTCTAGCTATGTTTCAAACGGAAATTTTCCAGAAAGTTGAATTGAGAATACTTTTTAGGCTCTTTTTTGAAGAGTTTGAGACTTTGACAATTGATGATGTACGAGGCGGAAAAATCACAGTTCAAGGACTTCTTGAAACTCGGGGTGCGGAATATGATTTTTTGATTGTTCTAGATTTTAACGATGAGGTCTTTCCAAAACGAGAGGAAAAAGACTTTTTTATAAATTCTGAAATTCGGAAAAGTGTCGGTTTGCCACTAATTGAAGATCGTGAGGGTTTGCAAAAAATATATTTTGAACGAATTTTGCAAAAAGCAAAGCATATTTCGATTTCCTATTTGCAATCTGAAACAACAAAAATATCCCGATTTTCTCACGATTTCCAATTTAAAGAGATTCCACAAAATGAGAGATATGAGAAGCACCTCATCGCACAAATTTTAGAAACTCAAAATGAGAAATTTCATTGGAATAGTGAGAGTGTGCAAATCTTAAAAGATT encodes the following:
- a CDS encoding putative component of anaerobic dehydrogenase (PFAM: Nitrate reductase delta subunit), with product MNKTELAQRRSDLYSLFSRLLLQEVDLETLKYLKNSDSISDIFPNIAEWKPWFEESDLNLLNQYLNVDFTDISLLHLVPYETFYTRDDQMVETGGANPVTDFYHRFGFKVEFDEARVVSSDHIGVELEFMSKLVASELEALKNGDEVALNSIVEAQKEFFKKHLVNWVSLYLINVKYEARTPFYYDLAESTLAFILEDGENL
- a CDS encoding methionine-S-sulfoxide reductase (PFAM: Peptide methionine sulfoxide reductase~TIGRFAM: methionine-S-sulfoxide reductase); translated protein: MIASAFFAAGCFWGVEFLFQGVSGVKSAESGYMGGTQIAPSYEDVIYRNTGHLETVKVDYNPEEVSYEELVKFFFEIHDFTQTNGQGPDIGFQYLSGIFYQNDEEKKITENVISTLENRGFKVATKLIDGKIFYRAEDYHQNYYNKTGKTPYCHSHRKIF